The following coding sequences lie in one Seriola aureovittata isolate HTS-2021-v1 ecotype China chromosome 5, ASM2101889v1, whole genome shotgun sequence genomic window:
- the kank1a gene encoding KN motif and ankyrin repeat domain-containing protein 1a isoform X2 — MEQDAWEMFERGQRCPSTEDDKDSVAPYYVETPYGYQLDLDFLKYVDDIERGNTIKKLSIQRKPKVAKSLAVPRGSTGGGSTQAEWTSTDSLSSSNSDDKQSPVFFTSRPQVAAPLTPTLSKATCEVPLQQSYSIVAEQKQLLPPPSPRFAPRHNPQVEKTLMETRRRLEQERLLLQPLSEPPVPRRRLASFSGMGSTSSLSSYSGSMAPSQISPGAHQPLPINGHLPNGEYNPYYPPSMGSSIRHSPMSSGMATPVTNVSPLHLQQIREQMVVALKRLKELEEQVKTIPILQVKIAVLQEEKRQLAAQSKNQGPGGFRKRSYSVGSVDQMENPGPIQKEPELHIMEPEAQEQSAQRLEEFRRLAAEVQALEKTTQDNNLNELQPHSLTQNQAHQKSIGIVTDENMNNLPVRQRKLTNDLCFRDAGVVTERQEVRSAAVGVTEAMLGMTSEAEKEIELQQQTIEALKEKIYRLEVQLKETTHQMEMGKLKLELQAAGGSNKKKADKGVMARPEMYNACVEAKVQMRSHGVGDHLEFSHVGTAKTIQTHSVGMSCQPSVASIATGPEIPMDRWVVHERVETADQCVGRRVETCHQQVGVELNVCEVGVNTEESVDSLALCKPMTELSKESRTVGCGDCSVDVIVSPVKALVSQGTDPDPVMKVDAGVMAAPDSATQQTNTETEVSNKSTNTRTAVLTDSFTEMVLITCDKQTNTAVTEMRTVAAGEGLVKDVHSTAKTRSIAVGTTTDVESFLGKSSSTKTKECGVGPVSVHENFLVGLKTRNIACGPSQPAEPVTSSSSKETAEVKTEPAPPQPEAQGGVGLDHYIERVQKLLQEQQMLLAENYSELAEAFGQPQSQFGSINSQLVSTLSSINSVMKYGSVEDILKLQADSVASDKELGQQLRATSLSVANTPAQQQQISAAEQKSRMDLQMSTALHGQPCSQSTLKSIMKKKDGRPDSNGTKKNLQFVGVNGGYESTSSDDSSSEDSSSSGSDEEEEVEEEEEGKEHRGKEENKNAEGKSIREEFQPEGAEDVDKKDEEEGSEKQETRERYELSEKMLAACSVLKTHLSDSKAVSSKDLRACLNTVQHEWFRVSSQKAAVAAMVEDYLGAFGAISPAVLRHVVNMADGNGNTALHYSVSHSNFQVVKKLLVADVCNVNQQNKAGYTPIMLAALAAVETPKDMHIVEELFSKGDVNARASQAGQTGLMLAVSHGRMDMVRTLLGHGADVNVQDDEGSTALMCASEHGHVEIVKLLLAQPGCDATLSDSDESNALSIALEAGHKDIAVLLYAHVNFSKAQSPGTPRLGRKTSPSPTRRGMFD, encoded by the exons ATGGAGCAGGACGCTTGGGAGATGTTTG AAAGAGGACAAAGATGCCCAAGCACAGAAGACGACAAGGACTCTGTGGCCCCCTACTATGTTGAGACTCCTTACGGTTATCAGTTAGACCTGGACTTCCTCAAGTATGTCGACGACATTGAGAGGGGCAACACCATCAAGAAGCTGAGTATCCAGAGGAAGCCCAAAGTGGCCAAATCCTTGGCAGTGCCTCGGGGCAGCACCGGCGGGGGCAGCACTCAGGCTGAATGGACCTCCACGGACTCCTTGTCTTCCTCCAACAGCGACGACAAGCAGTCCCCGGTCTTCTTCACCTCCAGGCCCCAGGTCGCTGCGCCGCTGACCCCCACCCTCTCCAAGGCGACCTGTGAAGTCCCCCTGCAACAATCCTACTCCATTGTTGCAGAGCAGAAACAGCTCCTGCCCCCTCCCTCGCCCAGGTTTGCCCCTCGTCACAACCCCCAAGTGGAGAAGACCCTCATGGAGACGCGTCGACGGCTGGAACAGGAGCGTCTGCTCCTGCAGCCGCTCAGCGAGCCCCCAGTGCCTCGCCGCCGGCTCGCCAGCTTCAGCGGCATGGGCTCCACCAGCTCGCTGTCCTCTTACTCGGGGTCTATGGCCCCGAGCCAGATCTCTCCCGGCGCCCATCAGCCTCTCCCCATCAACGGCCACCTCCCTAATGGAGAGTATAACCCCTACTACCCACCATCCATGGGCAGCTCCATCCGCCACAGCCCAATGAGCTCCGGCATGGCCACGCCTGTCACTAACGTCAGCCCGCTACACCTTCAGCAAATCCGGGAGCAGATGGTGGTGGCCCTCAAGAGGCTGAAAGAGTTAGAGGAGCAGGTGAAAACCATTCCTATCTTACAGGTTAAGATTGCTGTTctacaggaagagaaaagacaatTGGCTGCTCAGTCCAAAAATCAAGGTCCCGGAGGTTTTCGTAAGCGCTCCTACAGTGTAGGCAGCGTTGACCAAATGGAGAACCCGGGCCCCATCCAAAAGGAACCAGAGTTGCACATCATGGAGCCTGAAGCCCAGGAACAGAGCGCTCAGCGGCTGGAGGAGTTCAGACGTCTGGCTGCTGAGGTCCAAGCTCTGGAGAAGACCACCCAGGACAATAATCTAAACGAGCTTCAGCCTCACAGCCTCACTCAAAACCAGGCCCACCAAAAGTCCATCGGCATAGTtactgatgaaaacatgaacaaccTTCCTGTCCGTCAGAGAAAGCTGACAAATGATCTCTGTTTCCGGGATGCAGGAGTAGTGACGGAGCGGCAGGAAGTGCGCAGTGCTGCGGTCGGCGTGACCGAGGCCATGCTGGGCATGACCAGTGAAGCTGAGAAAGAGATCGAGCTCCAGCAGCAGACCATCGAAGCTCTGAAAGAGAAGATCTACCGCCTGGAGGTGCAGCTGAAAGAAACCACCCACCAGATGGAGATGGGAAAGCTAAAACTGGAGCTCCAAGCAGCTGGTGGGTCAAACAAGAAGAAAGCGGACAAAGGTGTGATGGCCAGGCCGGAGATGTACAACGCCTGCGTGGAGGCCAAAGTCCAGATGCGCAGCCACGGAGTGGGTGACCATCTGGAGTTCAGCCATGTTGGCACAGCTAAAACTATACAAACCCACAGTGTAGGAATGTCCTGTCAACCCAGTGTTGCCAGCATTGCCACCGGCCCGGAGATCCCTATGGACCGGTGGGTGGTGCATGAGCGCGTGGAGACGGCTGACCAGTGTGTGGGGAGGCGGGTGGAGACGTGTCACCAGCAGGTCGGCGTAGAGCTGAATGTTTGTGAGGTGGGAGTTAACACAGAGGAGTCGGTGGACAGCCTGGCTCTCTGCAAACCCATGACAGAGTTGAGCAAAGAGAGCAGGACGGTCGGCTGTGGAGATTGTTCAGTCGACGTGATCGTCAGTCCCGTCAAGGCGCTGGTGTCGCAGGGAACTGACCCAGATCCTGTGATGAAGGTGGACGCTGGCGTTATGGCTGCTCCTGACTCAGCAACTCAGCAGACCAATACTGAGACAGAGGTTTCAAACAAGTCCACCAACACAAGGACCGCTGTCCTAACGGACTCGTTCACTGAGATGGTGTTGATCACTTGTGATAAACAGACCAACACGGCGGTGACGGAAATGAGGACGGTCGCCGCTGGGGAGGGACTCGTCAAAGACGTTCACTCGACGGCAAAGACGCGTTCGATTGCTGTTGGAACCACCACAGATGTGGAGTCGTTCCTCGGCAAATCAAGCTCAACCAAAACCAAAGAATGTGGCGTTGGGCCAGTTAGCGTCCACGAGAACTTCTTGGTTGGCTTAAAAACCAGAAACATAGCATGCGGCCCCTCCCAGCCGGCTGAACCTgtcacaagcagcagcagcaaggagaCTGCGGAGGTTAAAACGGAGCCTGCACCACCGCAACCTGAGGCCCAGGGGGGCGTCGGACTGGACCATTACATCGAGAGGgtgcagaagctgctgcaggagcaaCAGATGCTGCTCGCAGAGAACTACAGCGAGCTGGCCGAAGCTTTCGGTCAGCCCCAGTCCCAGTTTGGATCCATCAACAGTCAGCTGGTCAGcactctctcctccatcaacTCCGTCATGAAGTACGGAAGCGTGGAGGACATCCTCAAGCTGCAGGCAGACTCTGTGGCCTCCGACAAAG aGCTCGGTCAGCAGCTGCGCGCCACGTCGCTCTCTGTAGCCAACACACCTGCCCAGCAACAGCAGATCAGCGCAGCCGAGCAGAAGAGCCGCATGGACCTGCAGATGTCCACGGCGCTACACG gGCAGCCGTGCAGTCAGAGCACCCTGAAATCCATCATGAAGAAGAAGGACGGCCGACCCGACTCCAACGGCACCAAGAAGAACCTGCAGTTTGTTGGAGTGAACGGAGG GTACGAGAGCACGTCGAGCGACGACTCCAGCTCAGAggacagcagctcctctgggtcggacgaagaggaggaagtggaggaagaggaggaggggaaggagcacagaggaaaggaggaaaataagAACGCGGAGGGAAAGAGCATCAGGGAGGAGTTCCAGCCTGAGGGAGCTGAGGATGTGGACAagaaggatgaagaggaaggttCAGAGAAGCAGGAGACGAGGGAGAG GTATGAGCTCAGTGAGAAGATGTTGGCTGCGTGCAGCGTTCTCAAAACTCACCTCAGTGACTCGAAGGCTGTGAGCAGTAAAGATCTG agagCTTGTCTGAACACGGTGCAACACGAGTGGTTCCGCGTGTCCAGCCAGAAGGCGGCTGTGGCGGCCATGGTGGAGGACTACCTGGGGGCCTTCGGGGCCATCTCGCCGGCCGTGCTGCGCCACGTCGTCAACATGGCCGACGGCAACGGCAACACGGCGCTGCACTACAGCGTGTCGCACTCCAACTTCCAGGTGGTGAAGAAGCTGCTGGTTGCAG atgtgtGTAACGTGAACCAGCAGAACAAGGCGGGATACACGCCCATCATGCTGGCAGCGCTGGCAGCCGTGGAGACTCCCAAGGACATGCACATCGTGGAGGAGCTTTTCAGCAAGGGCGACGTCAACGCCCGAGCCAGCCAG GCGGGTCAGACCGGGCTGATGCTGGCGGTCAGTCACGGCAGGATGGACATGGTTCGGACCCTGCTGGGTCACGGGGCCGACGTGAACGTCCAGGACGACGAGGGCTCCACGGCGCTGATGTGCGCCAGCGAGCACGGCCACGTCGAGATCGTCAAGCTGCTGCTGGCTCAACCCGGCTGTGATGCCACGCTCAGCGACAGC GATGAGAGTAATGCCCTGTCCATAGCTCTGGAAGCAGGACACAAGGACATTGCAGTGTTGCTTTATGCACATGTCAACTTCTCCAAAGCCCAGTCACCA GGAACCCCTCGACTTGGCAGAAAGACGTCACCCAGTCCCACCCGGAGGGGCATGTTCGATTAG
- the kank1a gene encoding KN motif and ankyrin repeat domain-containing protein 1a isoform X1: MAQTMHVNGNGPERGQRCPSTEDDKDSVAPYYVETPYGYQLDLDFLKYVDDIERGNTIKKLSIQRKPKVAKSLAVPRGSTGGGSTQAEWTSTDSLSSSNSDDKQSPVFFTSRPQVAAPLTPTLSKATCEVPLQQSYSIVAEQKQLLPPPSPRFAPRHNPQVEKTLMETRRRLEQERLLLQPLSEPPVPRRRLASFSGMGSTSSLSSYSGSMAPSQISPGAHQPLPINGHLPNGEYNPYYPPSMGSSIRHSPMSSGMATPVTNVSPLHLQQIREQMVVALKRLKELEEQVKTIPILQVKIAVLQEEKRQLAAQSKNQGPGGFRKRSYSVGSVDQMENPGPIQKEPELHIMEPEAQEQSAQRLEEFRRLAAEVQALEKTTQDNNLNELQPHSLTQNQAHQKSIGIVTDENMNNLPVRQRKLTNDLCFRDAGVVTERQEVRSAAVGVTEAMLGMTSEAEKEIELQQQTIEALKEKIYRLEVQLKETTHQMEMGKLKLELQAAGGSNKKKADKGVMARPEMYNACVEAKVQMRSHGVGDHLEFSHVGTAKTIQTHSVGMSCQPSVASIATGPEIPMDRWVVHERVETADQCVGRRVETCHQQVGVELNVCEVGVNTEESVDSLALCKPMTELSKESRTVGCGDCSVDVIVSPVKALVSQGTDPDPVMKVDAGVMAAPDSATQQTNTETEVSNKSTNTRTAVLTDSFTEMVLITCDKQTNTAVTEMRTVAAGEGLVKDVHSTAKTRSIAVGTTTDVESFLGKSSSTKTKECGVGPVSVHENFLVGLKTRNIACGPSQPAEPVTSSSSKETAEVKTEPAPPQPEAQGGVGLDHYIERVQKLLQEQQMLLAENYSELAEAFGQPQSQFGSINSQLVSTLSSINSVMKYGSVEDILKLQADSVASDKELGQQLRATSLSVANTPAQQQQISAAEQKSRMDLQMSTALHGQPCSQSTLKSIMKKKDGRPDSNGTKKNLQFVGVNGGYESTSSDDSSSEDSSSSGSDEEEEVEEEEEGKEHRGKEENKNAEGKSIREEFQPEGAEDVDKKDEEEGSEKQETRERYELSEKMLAACSVLKTHLSDSKAVSSKDLRACLNTVQHEWFRVSSQKAAVAAMVEDYLGAFGAISPAVLRHVVNMADGNGNTALHYSVSHSNFQVVKKLLVADVCNVNQQNKAGYTPIMLAALAAVETPKDMHIVEELFSKGDVNARASQAGQTGLMLAVSHGRMDMVRTLLGHGADVNVQDDEGSTALMCASEHGHVEIVKLLLAQPGCDATLSDSDESNALSIALEAGHKDIAVLLYAHVNFSKAQSPGTPRLGRKTSPSPTRRGMFD; encoded by the exons ATGGCTCAAACCATGCACGTGAATGGCAACGGCCCAG AAAGAGGACAAAGATGCCCAAGCACAGAAGACGACAAGGACTCTGTGGCCCCCTACTATGTTGAGACTCCTTACGGTTATCAGTTAGACCTGGACTTCCTCAAGTATGTCGACGACATTGAGAGGGGCAACACCATCAAGAAGCTGAGTATCCAGAGGAAGCCCAAAGTGGCCAAATCCTTGGCAGTGCCTCGGGGCAGCACCGGCGGGGGCAGCACTCAGGCTGAATGGACCTCCACGGACTCCTTGTCTTCCTCCAACAGCGACGACAAGCAGTCCCCGGTCTTCTTCACCTCCAGGCCCCAGGTCGCTGCGCCGCTGACCCCCACCCTCTCCAAGGCGACCTGTGAAGTCCCCCTGCAACAATCCTACTCCATTGTTGCAGAGCAGAAACAGCTCCTGCCCCCTCCCTCGCCCAGGTTTGCCCCTCGTCACAACCCCCAAGTGGAGAAGACCCTCATGGAGACGCGTCGACGGCTGGAACAGGAGCGTCTGCTCCTGCAGCCGCTCAGCGAGCCCCCAGTGCCTCGCCGCCGGCTCGCCAGCTTCAGCGGCATGGGCTCCACCAGCTCGCTGTCCTCTTACTCGGGGTCTATGGCCCCGAGCCAGATCTCTCCCGGCGCCCATCAGCCTCTCCCCATCAACGGCCACCTCCCTAATGGAGAGTATAACCCCTACTACCCACCATCCATGGGCAGCTCCATCCGCCACAGCCCAATGAGCTCCGGCATGGCCACGCCTGTCACTAACGTCAGCCCGCTACACCTTCAGCAAATCCGGGAGCAGATGGTGGTGGCCCTCAAGAGGCTGAAAGAGTTAGAGGAGCAGGTGAAAACCATTCCTATCTTACAGGTTAAGATTGCTGTTctacaggaagagaaaagacaatTGGCTGCTCAGTCCAAAAATCAAGGTCCCGGAGGTTTTCGTAAGCGCTCCTACAGTGTAGGCAGCGTTGACCAAATGGAGAACCCGGGCCCCATCCAAAAGGAACCAGAGTTGCACATCATGGAGCCTGAAGCCCAGGAACAGAGCGCTCAGCGGCTGGAGGAGTTCAGACGTCTGGCTGCTGAGGTCCAAGCTCTGGAGAAGACCACCCAGGACAATAATCTAAACGAGCTTCAGCCTCACAGCCTCACTCAAAACCAGGCCCACCAAAAGTCCATCGGCATAGTtactgatgaaaacatgaacaaccTTCCTGTCCGTCAGAGAAAGCTGACAAATGATCTCTGTTTCCGGGATGCAGGAGTAGTGACGGAGCGGCAGGAAGTGCGCAGTGCTGCGGTCGGCGTGACCGAGGCCATGCTGGGCATGACCAGTGAAGCTGAGAAAGAGATCGAGCTCCAGCAGCAGACCATCGAAGCTCTGAAAGAGAAGATCTACCGCCTGGAGGTGCAGCTGAAAGAAACCACCCACCAGATGGAGATGGGAAAGCTAAAACTGGAGCTCCAAGCAGCTGGTGGGTCAAACAAGAAGAAAGCGGACAAAGGTGTGATGGCCAGGCCGGAGATGTACAACGCCTGCGTGGAGGCCAAAGTCCAGATGCGCAGCCACGGAGTGGGTGACCATCTGGAGTTCAGCCATGTTGGCACAGCTAAAACTATACAAACCCACAGTGTAGGAATGTCCTGTCAACCCAGTGTTGCCAGCATTGCCACCGGCCCGGAGATCCCTATGGACCGGTGGGTGGTGCATGAGCGCGTGGAGACGGCTGACCAGTGTGTGGGGAGGCGGGTGGAGACGTGTCACCAGCAGGTCGGCGTAGAGCTGAATGTTTGTGAGGTGGGAGTTAACACAGAGGAGTCGGTGGACAGCCTGGCTCTCTGCAAACCCATGACAGAGTTGAGCAAAGAGAGCAGGACGGTCGGCTGTGGAGATTGTTCAGTCGACGTGATCGTCAGTCCCGTCAAGGCGCTGGTGTCGCAGGGAACTGACCCAGATCCTGTGATGAAGGTGGACGCTGGCGTTATGGCTGCTCCTGACTCAGCAACTCAGCAGACCAATACTGAGACAGAGGTTTCAAACAAGTCCACCAACACAAGGACCGCTGTCCTAACGGACTCGTTCACTGAGATGGTGTTGATCACTTGTGATAAACAGACCAACACGGCGGTGACGGAAATGAGGACGGTCGCCGCTGGGGAGGGACTCGTCAAAGACGTTCACTCGACGGCAAAGACGCGTTCGATTGCTGTTGGAACCACCACAGATGTGGAGTCGTTCCTCGGCAAATCAAGCTCAACCAAAACCAAAGAATGTGGCGTTGGGCCAGTTAGCGTCCACGAGAACTTCTTGGTTGGCTTAAAAACCAGAAACATAGCATGCGGCCCCTCCCAGCCGGCTGAACCTgtcacaagcagcagcagcaaggagaCTGCGGAGGTTAAAACGGAGCCTGCACCACCGCAACCTGAGGCCCAGGGGGGCGTCGGACTGGACCATTACATCGAGAGGgtgcagaagctgctgcaggagcaaCAGATGCTGCTCGCAGAGAACTACAGCGAGCTGGCCGAAGCTTTCGGTCAGCCCCAGTCCCAGTTTGGATCCATCAACAGTCAGCTGGTCAGcactctctcctccatcaacTCCGTCATGAAGTACGGAAGCGTGGAGGACATCCTCAAGCTGCAGGCAGACTCTGTGGCCTCCGACAAAG aGCTCGGTCAGCAGCTGCGCGCCACGTCGCTCTCTGTAGCCAACACACCTGCCCAGCAACAGCAGATCAGCGCAGCCGAGCAGAAGAGCCGCATGGACCTGCAGATGTCCACGGCGCTACACG gGCAGCCGTGCAGTCAGAGCACCCTGAAATCCATCATGAAGAAGAAGGACGGCCGACCCGACTCCAACGGCACCAAGAAGAACCTGCAGTTTGTTGGAGTGAACGGAGG GTACGAGAGCACGTCGAGCGACGACTCCAGCTCAGAggacagcagctcctctgggtcggacgaagaggaggaagtggaggaagaggaggaggggaaggagcacagaggaaaggaggaaaataagAACGCGGAGGGAAAGAGCATCAGGGAGGAGTTCCAGCCTGAGGGAGCTGAGGATGTGGACAagaaggatgaagaggaaggttCAGAGAAGCAGGAGACGAGGGAGAG GTATGAGCTCAGTGAGAAGATGTTGGCTGCGTGCAGCGTTCTCAAAACTCACCTCAGTGACTCGAAGGCTGTGAGCAGTAAAGATCTG agagCTTGTCTGAACACGGTGCAACACGAGTGGTTCCGCGTGTCCAGCCAGAAGGCGGCTGTGGCGGCCATGGTGGAGGACTACCTGGGGGCCTTCGGGGCCATCTCGCCGGCCGTGCTGCGCCACGTCGTCAACATGGCCGACGGCAACGGCAACACGGCGCTGCACTACAGCGTGTCGCACTCCAACTTCCAGGTGGTGAAGAAGCTGCTGGTTGCAG atgtgtGTAACGTGAACCAGCAGAACAAGGCGGGATACACGCCCATCATGCTGGCAGCGCTGGCAGCCGTGGAGACTCCCAAGGACATGCACATCGTGGAGGAGCTTTTCAGCAAGGGCGACGTCAACGCCCGAGCCAGCCAG GCGGGTCAGACCGGGCTGATGCTGGCGGTCAGTCACGGCAGGATGGACATGGTTCGGACCCTGCTGGGTCACGGGGCCGACGTGAACGTCCAGGACGACGAGGGCTCCACGGCGCTGATGTGCGCCAGCGAGCACGGCCACGTCGAGATCGTCAAGCTGCTGCTGGCTCAACCCGGCTGTGATGCCACGCTCAGCGACAGC GATGAGAGTAATGCCCTGTCCATAGCTCTGGAAGCAGGACACAAGGACATTGCAGTGTTGCTTTATGCACATGTCAACTTCTCCAAAGCCCAGTCACCA GGAACCCCTCGACTTGGCAGAAAGACGTCACCCAGTCCCACCCGGAGGGGCATGTTCGATTAG